A genomic region of Balaenoptera acutorostrata chromosome 4, mBalAcu1.1, whole genome shotgun sequence contains the following coding sequences:
- the USF3 gene encoding basic helix-loop-helix domain-containing protein USF3, with protein MPEMTENETPTKKQHRKKNRETHNAVERHRKKKINAGINRIGELIPCSPALKQSKNMILDQAFKYITELKRQNDELLLNGGNNEQAEEIKKLRKQLEEIQKENGRYIELLKANDICLYDDPTIHWKGNLKNSKVSVVIPSDQVQKNIIVYSSGSQPGGNSQGTAVQGITFNVGHNLQKQTANVVPVQRTCNLVTPVSISGVYPSENKPWHQTAVSALAANQPVPLCLPATISAQNLLEVSTSESESSVLGASSGSLVSVPVGPEPPQHHSLHTCLKDQSSSENKNGQESPQLLKKTVPCATSISSSCSATATRGHQGSKSCLSIQECRSDFQTTLVVSVTTTVCSQPPRSAGDSCPASISKGADLTRVTAVGAPSAPGGGETATPVSTLPANPVDSGWTLSCSLPSSAVSASDLKNINSLTRISSAGNTQTTWTTLQLAGNTVQPLSQTPSSAVTPVLNECGTNPTTTNHSRCVATGVNLNNSSPAAGQPVEQVVVTLPSCPSLPMQSLIAQPQVKSQPPKSILPLNSAMQVIQMAQPVGSAVNAAPANQNVIILQPPSTTPCPTMMRAEVPNQTVGQQIVIIQAANQNPLPLLSAPPPGSVRLPVNGASAIIGSNNSVQNVSTPQSFGGKHLVHILPRPSSLSASNSTQTFSVTMSNQQQPQTISLNGQLFALQPVMSSSGTTSQTPMQIIQPTTSEDPNTNVALNTFGALASLNQSISQMAGQSCVQLSVSQPANPQTAANSQTTPANCVSLTTAVASPMTTENSATLPSTYNLVTTPSMNTVACLPNMKSKRLNKKPSVKKHLATNKSACTLNPARDVGKLDCPSSEGSTEPSCNDGLLDRLPGVLPSVTMSQANSVSVSGSHSLDVLNSESVIPESIPKSKSAEESSSSSQESVTSEHFTMAPAKSKDSLPVFQRETSQDKPPTSVALPDAAKPCTSANVLISSENDPHILVSQVSDLSSATSTASTDCVSEVEVIAEPCRAEQDSSATVQTTGLLKGQGLTALLSGLAKGKDPQKSSLSVQVDHPDFSSENSKIVHSSVDLHPKQELLLMSSDDRDPGQHHSCIPDQEVINGSLLTSRQADSPMSTSSGSSRSFSVASMLPETTREDVTGNATTNTCDSCTFVEQTDIVALAARAIFDQENLEKGRAGTQAGIREVPSKPSEASSLEGDQPFKTQISKENGPGQAEATPNEFNSQDSIEATVGRPLEKPSCSIGMKTSNASLQVSTSQPPSITSLSVNNLIHQSSISHPLVSCAGLSQTSEQTAVPATVNLTVSSSSYGSQPPGPSLMTEYSQEQLNTMAGTIPNPQIQEPLLKPSHESRKNSAKRAVQDDLLLSSAKRQKHCQPAPLRLEGLSLMSRTPDSISDQTQMMVSQIPPNSSNSAVPISNPAHGDGLTRLFPPGNNFVAPALRQTEVQCNSQPSVAEQQQTQASQHLQALQQHVPAQGVPHLHSNHLYLKQQQQQAGQLRERHHLYQLQHHVPHAESSVHSQPHVHQQRTLQQEVQMQKKRTLVQGTQASQLSLQPKHHGTDQSRPKSGQPHPHHQQMQQQMQQHFGSSQPEKSRENPSTSRSHHNHPQNHLSQDIMHQQEVGSRQQGAGVSSEHVSGHNPMQRLLTSRGIEQQMVSQPSIVTRPSDMTCTPHRPERNRVSSYSAEALIGKTSSNSEQRMGISIQGSRISDQLEMRSYLDVPRNKSLAIHNMQGRVDHTVTSDIRLSDCQTFKPSGASQQPQSNFEVQSSRNNEIGNPVSSLRSMQSQAFRISQNPGPPPIDRQKRLPYPPVQTIPTGNAVPPRDGENTCHQSFMQSLLAPHLGDQVIGSQRSLPEHQRTTQCGPSSAIEYNCPPTHESVHIRRESEGQNRESCDMSLGAINTRNSTLNIPFSSSSSSGDIQGRNTSPNVSVQKSNPMRITDSHGTKGHMNPPVTTNMHGVARPGLPHPSVSHGNADQGPPVRQTSSSVPQRSRHPLQDSSGSKIRQPERNRSGNQRHSNVFDPSLPHLPLSTSGSMILGRQQPTTEKRGSIVRFMPDGPQVPNDNSAPDQHTLSQNFGFPFIPEGGMNPPINANTSFIPQVTQPSATRTPALIPVDPQNTLPSFYPPYSPAHPTLSNDISIPYFSNQMFSNPSTEKVNSGSLNNRFGSILSPPRPVGFAQPSFPLLPDMPPMHMTNSHLSNFNMTSLFPEIATALPDGSAMSPLLTIANSSASDSSKQSSNRPAHNISHILGHDCSSAV; from the coding sequence ctgaagaaattaaaaagctaCGTAAACAACTGGaagaaattcaaaaagaaaatggccGATACATTGAATTACTAAAAGCAAATGACATATGTTTATACGACGACCCCACAATCCACTggaaaggaaatcttaaaaactCAAAGGTCTCTGTTGTTATTCCCAGTGACCAGGTTCAAAAGAATATCATTGTTTATTCCAGCGGGAGTCAGCCTGGTGGAAATAGCCAGGGAACAGCTGTTCAGGGGATAACCTTTAACGTTGGTCATAATTTACAAAAGCAAACTGCCAATGTGGTGCCAGTACAGAGGACGTGCAATCTTGTGACTCCTGTGTCTATTTCTGGAGTTTACCCTTCTGAAAACAAGCCATGGCATCAGACCGCGGTTTCTGCGTTGGCTGCCAACCAGCCTGTTCCTCTTTGTCTTCCTGCTACCATTTCTGCTCAAAATCTTCTTGAGGTTTCCACCTCCGAAAGCGAGTCGAGTGTGCTTGGTGCCAGCAGTGGCTCACTGGTCAGTGTCCCTGTCGGGCCTGAACCACCCCAGCATCATTCCCTGCACACGTGTCTAAAGGATCAAAGTTCTTCTGAAAATAAGAATGGGCAAGAGAGCCCCCAATTATTGAAGAAAACAGTCCCTTGTGCCACAAGCATCTCCTCCAGCTGCTCAGCAACTGCCACTAGAGGACACCAAGGAAGCAAGTCCTGCCTGAGCATACAGGAGTGCAGAAGTGATTTTCAAACCACCTTGGTTGTTTCCGTTACCACGACGGTCTGCTCCCAGCCTCCAAGATCTGCAGGTGATTCTTGTCCAGCGAGCATTAGCAAGGGCGCAGACTTGACAAGGGTTACTGCGGTGGGGGCCCCATCTGCCCCTGGAGGAGGGGAGACCGCCACCCCTGTGAGCACCCTTCCTGCAAACCCTGTGGACAGTGGTTGGACTCTTTCTTGTTCTTTGCCTTCTTCAGCTGTTAGTGCTTCGGATTTGAAAAACATTAATAGCCTTACCCGAATTTCCTCAGCTGGAAACACGCAGACGACGTGGACTACTTTGCAACTGGCGGGGAACACTGTTCAGCCCTTAAGCCAGACACCATCTTCTGCTGTGACCCCGGTATTAAATGAGTGTGGTACTAACCCCACCACGACCAACCACAGTAGATGCGTGGCTACAGGCGTCAACTTGAATAATTCCTCTCCAGCAGCTGGGCAGCCAGTTGAGCAAGTAGTTGTAACCTTGCCTTCTTGTCCATCTTTACCTATGCAGTCACTGATTGCCCAGCCACAAGTTAAATCTCAGCCTCCAAAAAGTATCCTTCCACTGAATTCAGCAATGCAAGTGATTCAGATGGCTCAGCCAGTTGGGTCGGCTGTTAACGCAGCTCCTGCTAATCAAAACGTTATCATTCTTCAGCCACCCAGCACGACCCCATGCCCAACAATGATGAGGGCAGAGGTTCCCAACCAAACAGTAGGCCAACAGATAGTAATCATACAGGCAGCTAATCAGAACCCTTTGCCACTCCTCTCCGCTCCACCTCCTGGCTCTGTTCGACTCCCTGTCAATGGAGCCAGTGCTATCATAGGGTCTAACAATTCAGTGCAAAATGTTTCGACCCCGCAGAGTTTTGGAGGAAAGCACCTTGTCCACATATTACCAAGACCTTCATCTTTATCAGCATCTAATTCAacacaaactttttctgtaaccATGTCAAACCAACAGCAGCCTCAAACCATTTCTTTAAATGGACAGCTCTTTGCTTTGCAGCCCGTGATGTCTTCATCAGGAACTACAAGTCAAACCCCTATGCAAATTATTCAACCCACCACCAGCGAAGATCCAAATACCAATGTTGCCCTGAATACATTTGGCGCTTTGGCCAGCCTCAATCAAAGCATATCGCAGATGGCTGGGCAGAGCTGTGTACAACTGTCTGTTAGCCAGCCTGCCAATCCTCAAACCGCTGCAAATAGTCAAACCACCCCAGCTAACTGTGTTTCATTAACAACAGCTGTAGCATCTCCCATGACAACGGAGAATTCAGCCACACTACCCAGTACGTATAATCTAGTGACTACTCCCTCAATGAACACTGTAGCTTGTTTGCCTAACATGAAGTCCAAAAGGCTGAATAAGAAGCCGAGCGTCAAGAAACACTTAGCCACTAATAAGTCAGCCTGCACCCTGAATCCAGCCAGAGATGTGGGTAAGTTAGACTGCCCCAGCTCCGAAGGCTCCACAGAGCCATCGTGTAATGATGGACTTCTGGACAGACTCCCTGGTGTGTTACCATCTGTCACTATGTCCCAGGCAAATAGTGTAAGTGTTTCTGGCTCACATTCTTTGGATGTTCTGAATTCTGAATCAGTGATACCTGAGTCTATACCCAAATCTAAGTCAGCAGAAGAGTCTAGCTCATCCTCCCAAGAATCTGTAACAAGTGAACATTTTACAATGGCCCCAGCAAAATCCAAAGATTCTCTCCCCGTTTTCCAGCGAGAGACATCTCAGGATAAGCCACCAACTAGTGTGGCATTGCCAGATGCCGCCAAACCCTGCACTTCAGCCAACGTGTTGATTTCGTCTGAGAATGATCCCCACATTTTGGTTTCTCAGGTTTCCGATTTGTCATCTGCCACGAGCACTGCAAGTACTGACTGTGTTTCTGAGGTAGAAGTCATTGCTGAACCTTGCAGGGCTGAGCAAGATTCATCAGCTACAGTGCAAACCACAGGTCTCTTAAAGGGGCAGGGTTTAACTGCATTGCTATCTGGTCTTGCTAAAGGAAAAGACCCTCAGAAATCATCTCTTTCAGTCCAGGTGGACCATCCTGACTTTTCTTCAGAAAATTCTAAAATAGTCCATTCAAGTGTTGATTTACATCCCAAACAGGAGCTATTACTGATGAGCAGTGACGATAGAGATCCAGGACAGCATCATTCCTGCATCCCTGATCAGGAGGTTATTAATGGTTCTTTGCTCACCAGTAGGCAGGCTGACTCTCCCATGTCAACCAGCTCTGGCAGTAGTCGTAGTTTCTCAGTTGCATCCATGCTTCCTGAAACAACTAGAGAGGATGTCACCGGCAACGCAACGACCAATACGTGTGACAGCTGTACCTTTGTAGAGCAAACTGATATAGTTGCTCTTGCAGCAAGAGCTATTTTTGACCAGGAGAACCTAGAGAAGGGAAGAGCTGGCACCCAGGCTGGTATAAGGGAAGTTCCTTCAAAGCCTTCTGAAGCATCCTCTTTAGAGGGAGACCAGCCTTTCAAAACACAGATATCTAAAGAGAACGGCCCAGGACAGGCAGAAGCAACACCAAATGAATTTAATTCTCAGGATTCAATTGAAGCAACTGTGGGTCGGCCCCTTGAAAAGCCAAGTTGCTCCATAGGAATGAAAACATCAAATGCCTCTTTACAGGTTTCGACTTCTCAGCCACCAAGCATCACCAGTTTAAGTGTGAATAATCTTATCCATCAGAGCAGCATCAGCCATCCTCTGGTCAGCTGCGCTGGTTTATCCCAAACTTCAGAGCAAACAGCTGTTCCTGCAACAGTTAATCTGACGGTTTCGTCTAGCTCCTATGGCAGTCAGCCTCCTGGACCATCTCTGATGACCGAATACTCCCAAGAACAGCTAAATACTATGGCTGGTACCATACCAAATCCACAGATTCAAGAGCCACTCTTAAAGCCAAGTCATGAAAGCCGTAAAAACTCTGCTAAGCGTGCTGTCCAAGATGACCTCTTACTGTCTTCAGCTAAACGTCAAAAGCACTGTCAGCCGGCTCCCCTCCGGCTTGAAGGTCTGTCCCTGATGAGCCGAACTCCAGACAGCATTTCCGATCAAACTCAAATGATGGTTAGTCAGATCCCTCCCAACTCTTCAAACTCAGCTGTGCCTATTAGCAACCCAGCACATGGAGACGGCCTTACGCGATTATTTCCACCTGGTAACAACTTTGTGGCCCCTGCGTTGAGGCAAACTGAGGTTCAGTGCAATTCGCAGCCTTCTGTGGCTGAGCAGCAGCAAACGCAGGCCAGCCAACATCTGCAGGCCCTGCAGCAGCATGTTCCGGCTCAAGGGGTGCCTCACCTGCATAGTAACCATCTCTActtaaagcagcagcagcagcaagcagGGCAGTTAAGAGAGAGGCATCACTTATATCAACTGCAGCATCACGTACCTCACGCGGAGAGCTCTGTCCACTCTCAGCCCCACGTCCACCAACAGAGAACCCTGCAACAGGAAgttcagatgcagaaaaagaggaCTCTTGTTCAGGGCACTCAGGCCTCTCAGCTTTCTTTACAACCCAAGCACCATGGAACTGACCAATCCCGACCCAAGAGCGGTCAGCCACACCCCCACCATCAGCAGATGCAGCAACAGATGCAGCAACACTTTGGAAGCTCCCAGCCAGAGAAGAGTCGTGAAAACCCTTCCACAAGCCGGAGTCACCATAACCATCCGCAGAACCATCTCAGTCAAGACATCATGCACCAGCAGGAGGTGGGAAGCCGGCAGCAAGGTGCGGGGGTTTCTTCTGAACACGTATCTGGGCATAATCCAATGCAGAGGCTTTTGACGTCAAGAGGCATAGAGCAGCAAATGGTGTCCCAACCGAGTATCGTGACGAGACCTTCAGACATGACTTGTACTCCACACAGGCCAGAGAGAAATAGAGTTTCAAGTTACTCTGCGGAGGCACTCATTGGAAAGACATCTTCTAATTCAGAGCAGAGAATGGGTATATCGATTCAGGGTTCCAGAATTTCAGATCAGCTTGAAATGAGAAGCTACCTTGATGTTCCCAGAAATAAGAGTTTGGCCATTCATAATATGCAGGGTCGTGTGGACCATACTGTTACCTCAGATATCCGCCTTTCTGACTGTCAGACATTTAAGCCAAGCGGAGCCAGTCAGCAGCCCCAGAGTAATTTTGAAGTACAGTCttcaagaaataatgaaataggtAACCCTGTGTCATCCTTGAGGAGTATGCAGTCCCAGGCTTTTCGAATTAGTCAAAACCCTGGTCCACCACCAATTGACCGCCAAAAGAGATTACCTTACCCACCAGTTCAGACCATCCCAACAGGAAATGCTGTCCCACCAAGGGACGGTGAAAATACATGTCACCAAAGTTTCATGCAGAGTTTACTTGCCCCTCACCTGGGTGATCAGGTCATTGGGAGCCAGAGATCACTCCCAGAGCATCAGAGGACTACACAGTGTGGGCCCTCCTCTGCAATCGAATATAATTGTCCCCCAACTCATGAAAGTGTCCATATTAGAAGAGAGAGTGAGGGTCAGAATAGGGAGAGTTGTGACATGTCCCTGGGTGCAATTAACACCAGGAACAGCACTTTGAATATTCCATTTTCGAGTTCTTCTTCCTCAGGAGATATTCAAGGTCGAAACACAAGTCCCAACGTTTCTGTACAGAAGTCCAATCCCATGAGGATTACTGACAGTCACGGGACCAAGGGCCACATGAACCCTCCAGTCACAACCAACATGCATGGGGTTGCAAGGCCAGGTTTGCCGCATCCGTCTGTGTCTCACGGAAATGCTGACCAAGGGCCTCCTGTACGTCAAACTAGTTCTTCAGTTCCCCAGCGATCAAGGCATCCCTTGCAAGACAGCAGCGGTTCCAAAATTCGTCAGCCTGAAAGGAATCGCTCTGGAAACCAAAGACACAGTAATGTCTTTGATCCAAGTCTTCCCCATCTTCCTCTGTCTACTAGTGGCAGTATGATTCTCGGACGCCAACAACCCACTACAGAAAAGAGAGGAAGTATTGTTCGTTTCATGCCTGATGGCCCACAAGTACCTAATGATAATTCAGCGCCTGACCAGCATACACTATCACAAAATTTTGGTTTTCCGTTTATTCCTGAGGGTGGCATGAATCCACCAATAAATGCTAATACTTCTTTCATTCCACAGGTTACTCAGCCTAGTGCCACTCGAACTCCAGCCCTCATCCCTGTAGATCCCCAAAATACTCTCCCCTCCTTCTATCCCCCATACTCTCCTGCTCATCCTACACTGTCCAATGATATTTCAATCCCCTATTTTTCTAATCAAATGTTCTCGAATCCTAGCACAGAGAAGGTAAACAGTGGAAGTTTGAATAACCGATTTGGATCAATTTTATCTCCTCCTAGACCTGTTGGTTTTGCTCAACCAAGTTTTCCTCTTCTCCCTGATATGCCCCCAATGCACATGACCAACTCTCACTTATCCAATTTTAATATGACATCTTTGTTTCCAGAAATAGCTACAGCTCTCCCTGACGGCTCAGCAATGTCACCTTTGCTTACGATAGCAAACTCCTCTGCCTCGGACTCTTCCAAGCAGTCCTCAAACAGACCTGCCCACAACATAAGCCATATTTTAGGTCATGATTGCAGTTCAGCTGTTTAA